The Sphaerodactylus townsendi isolate TG3544 unplaced genomic scaffold, MPM_Stown_v2.3 scaffold_796, whole genome shotgun sequence genome contains the following window.
TTTCTTTTTCAGAATTTACCTATTATTATTTCGGGGAAATTCTTTAGGAAATGTAAGAAAGATTTATGTAAAtttatttgggggaagggaaaaccaAGAATAAGTTATAGAGTATTATGTGATGACATAAAAAGAGGTGGGTTGGGGTTTCCTAATTTAGAACTTTATCATAAGGCATCAGGTTTACTTTGGTTTCGAGAATGGGTGACACTAGAAGATAGAGAATTACTTAATTTAGAGGGATCGGACTTATTTTTTGGATGGCACTTTTATATTTGGTTTGCACACGGTAAAGAATTTAAGGTGTTTATGGACCATGCGATAAGGAAATCCATATTTAAGATCTGGGAAGACTACAAAAGGAAAAACATCACTCAAACACCAGGCTGGCTTTCACCACAGGAAGCCTTAAAAATGAGGTTCGAAGACAATACTGAGTTGTTAAGATACAATAATTTGATTATAAAAAATGGGGATGAATATAGAATGAAAGAAAGACAAGATATCCTAATTAATAATACAGAATGCCAATGGTTTCATTACCAACAATTGCTGGAAAAATTTAAAAGTGATAAAATTAAGGGTTTCGAGTTAAAAGAATCTTTTTTGTTGAAAACACTAAAAACCGCCAAACGAGGAATTGTCAGCAAATTGTATAAAAATATTCTAGAAAAAGAGCTGGCAGATGAACAGGTAAAACACTGTATGATCAGATGGGCCCAAGACCTGAATAGGGAAATCAGTTTGGAAACATGGGAAAAAGTATgggtacaaaaattaaaacttacAAAATCAATACGATTaaaggaaaattattataaaatgctaCACAGATGGTATTTATATCCGACTAAATTAGCTAGAATGTATAAAAACCATTtggataaatgttggaaatgtcaaaccCAAGCTGGGACCTTTATTCATCTCTGGTGGCAATGTAAAGTTAGCCAAAATTTTTGGCGTAATGTATATTGTCTCATGAAGGAAATTCTAGATATAGAATTTATGTTCACAccagaattatttttattaaatataatcgaatttaaaataaggaaaaaaacagaaaatttacTTTTGTATATGATAGTGGCGGCAAGAATACAATTCGCCAAAAAATGGAAGATGTCCACAACTCCCTCTGAAGAGGACTGGATGACACAACTAGTCGAACTTGCGGCTTATGATAAACTGTCAAGTTTATTACATTACAGTACAATAGAAAATTTCTTAGATATATGGCAACCATTAGTAAAATTTTTGCAAATAAACAAAGAATATAACAAACTATCTTTGTATCTGCAATGTTGATAAATTTATACTAGAATGATTTGTACTTAAGTAGATatggtttatatatttataatttaaagctaagaggaagtccaaactcttttttctcctccaaactcttttttctcctcCGTTCTCTTTTACTTTCACTCTCCTTTATtgaccttttcttttctctttcacttACCTTCCGATCTTCTCTCCTAGTTcacactctttctctcctcctccctactACTCTCATATGCTCAATTTCTTTCTTATAGTCATGTATTTACGAAAATTTTCTTATGTCTCATAAACCTGATGGGTCAGTTACTTTCTACACGAACGatgatattatatttttgttgaaaCGCTTTTAATATGTTTGAATAGCTTTTGGTATTGTAAAACATTAGCAATCTTTTCTGTAAGAGACATAGGGAGACAATTGtaaatcttatttttattgtatacatCTGTTTCtaatctttaataaaataaaaaaagaatttttaaaaagcactgccCCACCAACGTGCAAATCCACTGCATTAATGATCAGTGGGCTCCTGCAAACTTGGGTGGAGGTCCAGTTTGAATGATTAATGCATCTGTTGGCATGGATGTATGCATGCCAGACCCTTATTTAGTGGTTAaaatattggactaggatctaggagacccagagtTGAACTCCCATTCTACCATAgggcttggaccagtcactcgccgagcctagtctacctcacagggttgttgtgagcataaagtgAAAGAGAGGAGAAGATCACAATCcaatttgggtccccactgggaagaaatgaACAACACAAACAAATACAGGACCTCCAATATGTAGGGGGTAGGTCAGAATTGTTCTGCCAAGCTCCCCTTCCCCAGATTCAAATTAAATGTCTGCACAGCGCTAGAGCAGAAAGTTTGAACATGGCTTCCATTCAtccctttcttgttttgttttgccattgGGCTCCGACAGATTCCTGTATGAAATCCAGCAGAACGCAAGTAGCAACAAGATGAGTGTGGAGAATCTGGCAACAGTGTTTGGTGTGAACCTCATCAGACCAAAAGTGGAGGATCCAGCAACTATTATGAGAGGTGCAGTGGGGGGCTGCTGTTTAAACTGTTTGCGTTATGCCATTTTTATTTAAACAGGTGCTCCGTTTGTTCTAAAAGGCACATTCCATTTACCAAAGTTACCCTATCACAGCCAAACCTGTTATACTGTTATACTGTTATGCTGATACAAAGAGCCCTAGAAAATTACAAATATGTGTATTATAAATAACTTGATATTATTCCAAGGctcataaaccctggatgacaaaggaGGTTCGAACtttttttgcatgacaggaatattgctttcagatctggtgatgaggccaAAATATAGTCGCGGCTGagcattcgacaagccaagatgagttataaaagagaaaaaaaattgaggattattttaataataacaacatgaggcggAGTGTGGCGAGAGGATTCAACAAATTGCCAATCATAAACCAATAATGACATTTCTGTAGATGGGGatgcttctctggcagaggagctaaatcacttttttgctcGCTTTGAAACAGATCTATCAGAAGGAGTTGAaatacagccactaggtgattgcagctcacacctcactgtggaggaacatgaggtgaggcaagttttgagggcttaatgaatccaaggaaggctgctggaccggatggtattcccggtcgggtgttaaaggaatgcgctaaccaactggctggtgtttgtactgggatctttaatgcatctttatcccagtccaccatcccatcttgtttgaaagcttccaccattgttccactaccaaagagatttcctgctgacaatcttcagaattatagaccagtggcactcacccccatcatcatgaagtgttttgaaaaactggtccataggcatattagttcttgccttccagatacatttgataaacatcagttcgcatatcggactaatagatctacagaggacgccattgccattagcctccccACTGCTTTAGCAGCATCTGGAAAATCAGAGGAATTATGTCTGTGAATATATAACTGCGGACACAGTTCCGCATTtaaatacaatctcgccacaaaagACTGGTAgcgaaacttgtggatcttggactctcacattcaatctgtttgtggatcagggacttcttgtctgggcgttcccagagggttagactgggaaatcgggtttcctcagttcttactctaaatatgggaacgccacagggctgtgtgttgagtcctttactgttcaccctttatacatatgactgtactcctgtctatcatagtaacaccattatcaaatttgctgatgacacaacggtggtggggctcatctctggaggggatgagtctgcctatcggaatgaagtggaccgactgctctcatggtgcagggaaaataacctggttcttaacactaacaagacaaaggagctcatcgtggactatagaaggaatagctcagaaattcagcccttgactataaatggagatcaagtggagcgggtggctagttttaaatttctgggcgttatgattaaagaggacttgacctggggcgtacagactgccgcggtggttaagaaaacccagcaaagactgtactttctgagacttttaaggaagcaacaactagatggaaaacttctggtgtccttttaccgctgtgctatagagagtgtcctaacctactgcatctgtgtgtggttctccagttgcacagtggcgaataggaaggcgctccaaagggtgatcactactgcacaaaggattatcggctgccctcttccctccttggaagaaatctataattcccgaagcctaaataaagcccaaaatattctgagggacccgtctcatccagcacactctctttttaaactgttaccatctggcagacgatacagggccctcagaactaggacaaagaggcttagagacagcttctactctagagctgtggctatgctaaactccgctgcttcatattgatgtatttggggctgtgtagggatgggtggaggatgatgatgtatgagtctgaaattgtgtgcatcgaggaatgctgctgtaaatttcgttgtgcgtacacaatgacaataaaaatgcttatgcttatgcttacgtTTTTATTGCTCTCCCTCTTTCACTGAAGGAACTCACCATATCCAGAAAGTGATGACTGTGATGATCAGTGACCACATAACACTATTTCCTGTGTCTAAAGATGTGGTTCCTTCTCTACCCCTCCAGAAGAATGATTCCAAGAAGGCCTCAGTGCCTCGCAGTTCAGTAGGCTGGGGTGCTGTAGAAAGGCCTCTATCATCCAGAGGGAATAGAACCCAGTGGCAAACAGTGAGTGGATTACCATTAACTCTGTAATTTCTCCTGTTGATAGTTTTGATTACACATCAAGATAGGCAGTGTGTGTATCTCCTAAAATCAAATCCAACAAGTCAAATTTGACCATTTGATGGTAAATTGAAGCCTCCATCCATGCTGTATGTGTACATGAACAGCAAACACCCCTATTTAGCGACATTGTGTTAATTTGTTTGCTCTTGCTTTTCAGCAGGATGATCTaaatgattccagctgtgaattaAACTGCAATTCAGATCCATCAGAAGAAGGTTATGAGGAACTACAGCCCAAAGACCTTCTTGAAATATGCATGTCGCAGTCCAGGAAAAGAACTCAGACCCTTCCAAACCGGAAATATTTTGTGCATGTTCCTTCCATCAGAGGGGAGCAAAGTGAACTTTTCAGTAGTGACTTTTGGTCGCCTTCTTCAGTGGTCCAGTCCAATCCTGTTTCTTCAGTAGGAACTCACAAAAGGACCTTGTCAGAGAGTGTTTCTAAGCTGCTCACTCTTCCGCAGTTCTTGAACTCTGACAGCTTCTCTAGTTCCCTGGAGACGACTGGAAAGCAGACTCACGAGAACTCTTTGGCTGTATCTGCTGATACTTCACAGAAGGATCTGGTGACTGATCCTGGGCAAAATGGGGACACTGTTTCAAAACCCAGTGCTGAAGATGAAGACTCTCCTCCTGAGGAGGACCTTGAGTTCCTGAGGAAGATGGTTATAGAACTGAAACGGGAGATAGAGATACAGAAAAAAGGTTACGAGGAACGAATTAACAGGTAATGAAAACACCTCCACTGATCTTATTCCTTTCTGTAGTTATTGCCAACTCTGTTCAATCGCACGTGTGCAAAATAATCCAGATTCTGATGGCAGCCTTGTAAATTGTACAGGAGTGGAAGCCATGATATTAATAGAATAGCCAGAGATATAAGCACTGCTCCGTGAATGCTTCGACAAGGACTGACAGGATTCTGTTGCCTCATCTCTTCTAAAAGGATGGCCTTTTTGCACGTGAGCCTGCCTGCATGCTTGGATCATCTGAGGCCTTCTTCCATGTGCTACTCCCATCCAAAACTGGGCAGGGGGGCACCAGGAATGGGGCTTTTTCATTGGTGCCCTGGTTCTGGAATTCCCTGCTCAGGGAGAGGTCCATCTGGCCCACCTTGTCCTCTGCTGTTCATCTTTCTCAGATGGCTAGTTTTTTTCCCTCttggttttctgtttttaattgttttatgattTATGCTTAGAAATATATTTACATGTAATTAATTTTAATCTTGACAATCTTGGATGTCTTGTGGAGGCAAAAGGGTGGGAtcgaagacttttttttaaaaaaaattccttcctctATGAGGACAAGCTTAACAGCAAAGCTTATGTCTTACATGCAGAAGGCCCATGTTCAGTCCCTACTATCTCTAGCTAAATAGGACTGCATGTGATGAAATAGGTTCAGGTTTACAAAAGTGCCTCCCACAATAAATTAATCAGTGTTTAAGAGGCCCCAATTCTCCTTGTTTGTTAGGGCTAAGAGAAAGATCTTGAAGAACCACTACCTGTTTAAGTAATGGCAATTGACCaaatatctgattcagtataacacAATTGCTTATGTTCAAATTTCTGCCCCTTTAAATATGGAAGGGAGATAGTGTGAAGTATCCAGAGGTTGCACCATATACCAAGAGGTCTTGCCAGTGGGGCTTAGATAGGAGATTTTCCTGGAGAATTGTGCCCATGGCTCCCCACTAAGTTGTTCTTAATGGTGTCCAAAATTTTCAATTTGCTGTGACTATTTGCCTCATGGTAGATTCACCTCTTAAGGAG
Protein-coding sequences here:
- the LOC125425567 gene encoding rho GTPase-activating protein 25-like, yielding FLYEIQQNASSNKMSVENLATVFGVNLIRPKVEDPATIMRGTHHIQKVMTVMISDHITLFPVSKDVVPSLPLQKNDSKKASVPRSSVGWGAVERPLSSRGNRTQWQTVSVQQDDLNDSSCELNCNSDPSEEGYEELQPKDLLEICMSQSRKRTQTLPNRKYFVHVPSIRGEQSELFSSDFWSPSSVVQSNPVSSVGTHKRTLSESVSKLLTLPQFLNSDSFSSSLETTGKQTHENSLAVSADTSQKDLVTDPGQNGDTVSKPSAEDEDSPPEEDLEFLRKMVIELKREIEIQKKGYEERINSLEKENYEVWAKVVRLNEEIEKEKNKSADLERKLQDIECSRDDTENKNKLLEQEILDSMKSMK